One Natrinema amylolyticum DNA window includes the following coding sequences:
- the endA gene encoding tRNA-intron lyase, giving the protein MSLEGRFDADEGVVHVGGDARQRYHDSRGYGYPLEGNEIALAPVEAAHLLYRGDLEAVVNTASGERLGFREFIAREPGDDFGVRFLVYADLRSRGFYLSPAAEPWVSDPPGGEADFAVFPRGKGPGDGEIAYALRIIGERTDIPAAELREGVLAVVDEESEITYFEVGRRDPTGTSDSDASLPTECEADLLADRVVVWEPPLDLYERTFYGQPLEGREYDEPTLQCSLLEAAYLAERGAIDLEPETVRERGREVEGERFDRRLTVYTALRERGVVPKTGYKFGADFRTYADVESVEDLGHSELLVRVHPAGYVFEPRDLALDVRLAHGVRKTMVFALVGEGSDGRAELEWWSLERLTP; this is encoded by the coding sequence ATGTCACTCGAGGGGCGGTTCGACGCGGACGAGGGGGTCGTCCACGTGGGCGGCGACGCGCGCCAGCGATATCACGACTCGCGGGGCTACGGCTATCCGCTCGAGGGGAACGAGATCGCGCTCGCGCCCGTGGAAGCGGCCCACCTCCTGTATCGAGGGGACCTCGAGGCGGTCGTGAATACCGCGAGCGGCGAACGGCTCGGGTTCCGGGAGTTCATCGCCCGCGAGCCCGGCGACGATTTCGGCGTTCGGTTTCTCGTCTACGCGGATCTGCGATCGCGGGGCTTCTACCTCTCGCCGGCCGCGGAGCCGTGGGTGTCGGACCCGCCCGGCGGCGAGGCCGACTTCGCGGTGTTCCCGCGAGGGAAGGGGCCCGGCGACGGCGAAATTGCCTACGCCTTGCGGATCATCGGCGAGCGAACCGACATTCCCGCCGCCGAGCTCCGGGAGGGCGTGCTGGCGGTGGTCGACGAGGAGAGCGAAATCACCTACTTCGAGGTCGGCCGCCGTGACCCGACGGGGACCTCGGACTCCGACGCGTCGCTGCCCACGGAGTGCGAGGCCGACCTGCTCGCCGACCGGGTCGTCGTCTGGGAGCCGCCGCTCGACCTCTACGAGCGGACGTTCTACGGCCAGCCCCTCGAGGGCCGGGAGTACGACGAGCCGACGCTGCAGTGTTCCCTGCTCGAGGCGGCCTACCTCGCCGAACGGGGGGCGATCGACCTCGAGCCCGAGACGGTCCGCGAGCGGGGTCGCGAGGTCGAGGGCGAGCGCTTCGATCGGCGGCTGACCGTCTACACTGCGCTCCGGGAACGCGGCGTCGTCCCCAAGACGGGGTACAAGTTCGGCGCCGACTTCCGGACCTACGCCGACGTGGAGTCCGTCGAGGATCTCGGCCACTCCGAGTTGTTGGTTCGCGTCCATCCCGCCGGCTACGTCTTCGAGCCGCGGGATCTGGCGCTGGACGTGCGGCTCGCTCACGGCGTCCGGAAGACGATGGTGTTCGCACTGGTGGGCGAGGGATCCGACGGCCGCGCGGAACTCGAGTGGTGGTCGCTCGAGCGGCTGACGCCCTGA
- a CDS encoding tubulin/FtsZ family protein has translation MQLEVIGVGGAGCRIADAIRAAEPTDRSFLTDVFAFDTDGNDLNRTVIPESNRVRYGPDDIEGGLEGDLERGRSVGRDYADDLLESADRSTPGAADGILVAVGLGGATGSGAVPALVSALQRRSDAPVYVLATLPADREFDAAADASGSGPRASEPSTADAPPRPNAAVNAVATLERLDGVASAIITFDNEDWLRPGETLADGRDRCNRELATRVAAVFADGGGSAESVAQTVIDASDIRRIVGDQSAIVALGYGDQAVETSGSRFGLGLLSAEPDVDTSEAVSAVETVVRKGIRGKLTLDCDPETAERGLLIVGGPPAWLNRRAIAEGRRTLESAVGGSGILGGDSPRPDGDRVFAAVVLAGVESDRLAALRTAADRADQTDRAD, from the coding sequence ATGCAACTCGAGGTGATCGGCGTCGGCGGCGCGGGCTGTCGGATCGCCGACGCGATCCGGGCCGCGGAGCCGACCGACCGCTCGTTTCTCACCGATGTCTTCGCGTTCGACACCGACGGGAACGACCTGAATCGGACCGTCATCCCCGAATCGAACCGGGTTCGGTACGGCCCCGACGATATCGAGGGCGGCCTCGAAGGCGATCTCGAACGAGGGCGGTCCGTCGGCCGAGATTACGCCGACGACCTCCTCGAGAGCGCGGACCGTTCCACACCGGGCGCGGCCGACGGGATTCTCGTCGCGGTCGGCCTCGGCGGGGCGACCGGCAGCGGTGCGGTCCCCGCGCTCGTCTCAGCGCTCCAGCGGCGGTCCGACGCGCCGGTCTACGTCCTGGCGACGCTGCCGGCCGACCGCGAGTTCGACGCCGCGGCGGACGCGTCGGGAAGCGGCCCTCGCGCGAGCGAGCCGAGCACCGCCGACGCACCGCCGCGACCGAACGCGGCGGTGAACGCCGTCGCCACCCTCGAGCGACTCGACGGGGTCGCGAGCGCGATCATCACGTTCGACAACGAGGACTGGCTCCGCCCCGGCGAGACGCTCGCCGACGGTCGCGACCGCTGCAACCGCGAGCTGGCGACGCGCGTCGCGGCCGTCTTCGCCGACGGCGGCGGTTCAGCGGAGTCGGTCGCCCAGACCGTCATCGATGCGAGCGACATCCGCCGGATCGTCGGCGACCAGTCGGCCATCGTCGCGCTCGGCTACGGAGACCAGGCGGTCGAGACGAGCGGCTCGCGGTTCGGCCTCGGGCTCCTGTCGGCGGAGCCGGACGTCGACACGAGCGAGGCGGTCAGCGCCGTCGAGACGGTGGTCAGAAAGGGGATCCGCGGGAAATTGACCCTCGACTGTGACCCCGAAACGGCCGAGCGCGGACTGCTGATCGTCGGCGGCCCGCCGGCGTGGCTCAACCGACGCGCGATCGCCGAGGGACGGCGAACCCTCGAGTCGGCCGTCGGCGGTTCGGGCATCCTCGGCGGCGATTCGCCCCGGCCCGACGGCGACCGCGTCTTCGCAGCGGTCGTCCTCGCCGGCGTCGAATCGGATCGACTCGCGGCGTTGCGAACGGCGGCCGATCGGGCCGACCAGACGGACCGAGCCGACTGA
- a CDS encoding methylated-DNA--[protein]-cysteine S-methyltransferase: MRIQLFGREQEIDGSAIDAEPAVIRDQVREYEAGERTAFDLEIAFPDDFTGTVMRAMTAIPAGETRTYGEIASALDSAPIAVGQACGRNPVPVIVPCHRIVGADSLTGYAGGLALKRRLLEHEGAAIPGEP, from the coding sequence ATGCGGATTCAGCTATTCGGGCGCGAACAGGAGATCGACGGCTCGGCGATCGACGCGGAGCCGGCGGTGATCCGCGACCAGGTGCGGGAGTACGAGGCCGGCGAGCGGACGGCGTTCGACCTCGAGATCGCGTTTCCCGACGACTTCACGGGGACTGTCATGCGCGCGATGACGGCGATTCCGGCCGGCGAAACCCGAACGTACGGGGAGATCGCGTCGGCACTCGACAGCGCACCGATCGCGGTCGGGCAGGCCTGCGGCCGCAATCCGGTTCCCGTGATCGTGCCCTGTCACCGAATCGTCGGCGCGGACTCGCTCACCGGCTACGCGGGCGGACTGGCGTTGAAACGACGGTTGCTCGAGCACGAGGGGGCCGCGATTCCCGGTGAGCCGTAG
- a CDS encoding ornithine cyclodeaminase family protein: MTDVPILTDGDIYSQFDYEGVVDAVRSAFAERAAGTLEAPPRWHVDAGEGELVFTAGAATGPANAAGFRVYETHPDDGEGHTELVAIFDATTGAFEGLVVGHAIGGLRTGGIGGVAIDRLAREGCETVGVLGSGFQARAQVGAACAAREFTEVLVYSPTTGSRESFAETVDGEVDPPVRAVDDPEPVVREAEALVCATDSEEPVFDADWLAPGTHVTTIGPRFRDAHELPLAVVDRADVVATDSLPQVDDYDRPYIVAGEDRERMIELADMLEDPGLGRQREDDVTLFCSVGLAGTEVVLGKRFLKRFA, translated from the coding sequence GTGACCGACGTTCCGATCCTGACGGACGGCGATATCTACTCGCAGTTCGACTACGAGGGGGTCGTCGACGCCGTGCGGTCGGCGTTCGCTGAACGGGCCGCCGGCACCCTCGAGGCCCCGCCGCGCTGGCACGTCGACGCCGGCGAGGGCGAACTCGTCTTCACTGCGGGAGCCGCGACTGGTCCGGCTAACGCCGCCGGCTTCCGAGTCTACGAGACCCATCCCGATGACGGCGAGGGACACACGGAACTGGTAGCGATTTTCGACGCGACGACCGGCGCGTTCGAAGGGCTGGTCGTCGGCCATGCGATCGGTGGCCTCCGCACTGGGGGCATCGGCGGCGTCGCGATCGACCGTCTCGCTCGCGAAGGGTGCGAGACGGTCGGCGTTCTCGGGTCGGGCTTCCAGGCTCGAGCGCAGGTCGGTGCGGCCTGTGCGGCCCGCGAGTTCACGGAGGTACTGGTCTACAGTCCGACCACCGGAAGCCGCGAATCCTTCGCCGAGACGGTCGACGGCGAGGTCGACCCGCCCGTTCGCGCGGTCGACGACCCCGAACCGGTCGTCCGCGAAGCCGAGGCGCTCGTCTGTGCGACCGACAGCGAGGAGCCGGTCTTCGATGCCGACTGGCTCGCGCCCGGCACCCACGTCACGACGATCGGACCGCGATTTCGGGACGCCCACGAACTCCCGCTCGCGGTCGTCGATCGCGCCGACGTCGTCGCCACCGACTCGCTCCCGCAGGTCGACGACTACGACCGCCCGTACATCGTGGCGGGCGAGGACCGCGAGCGGATGATCGAACTCGCCGACATGCTCGAGGACCCGGGACTCGGCCGGCAGCGCGAGGACGACGTCACGCTCTTTTGCTCGGTCGGATTGGCGGGGACGGAGGTCGTCCTGGGGAAACGGTTCCTCAAGCGATTCGCATAG